The Catellatospora citrea DNA segment GTTGAGCGCGTCGGCCTGCCGGCCGGTGCGGTAGAGCGCCTCGATGAGCTGCTCCCCGAACCGTTCGTGGCCCGGGTGGGCACGCGCGGCCTCCCACAGGTCGACCAGCGCCGACCGGGACCGGCCGAGCGAGATCTTGATGTCGCTGGCCCGCTCCAGCACCTTCAGCCGCTCCTCGGTCACCCGCGGCACCACGTCGCGGTGCAGGGCGTCGGAGGGCACGTTGGTGAGCAGCGGGCCGCGCCACAGCGACAGCGCGCCCTCCAGCAGGGACAGTTCGGCCTCGGCGTCGGTCTCCGCGGCCGCCCGGCGCACCAGCTCGCGGAACCTGAGCAGGTCCAGCGACTGCGGGCCGGCCAGGATGCGGTAACCGCCGGGCACGGTCTCGATGGCGTTGGCGACGATGCCGTGCCGGCCGAACAGCTGCCGCAGCCGCATGGCGCAGGTCTGCAGCGCGGCTTTCGCGGTGACCGGCTGGTCCTCGCCCCAGATGGCGCGCTGCAGCGCCCCGACCGAGACCACCGCGTTGGGGTTGAGCAGCAGCACGGCCAGCAGGATCGTCGGCTTCGACGGTGCGAGCACGACGGACTCCGAGCCGTCGGTGATGGTCAGCGGCCCGAGCAGTTGGAACCGGGTCCGGCCCGGCGCCGGGTCGGCCTGACCCGGCGCCGGTGGCGTCTCGTGCCCCGGGCCCGGACCGTCGATGGTCCAGGCGTTGCGTATTTGCTGCATGGCGATGGCACCTCTCGGCGGGATCTGAGGCCCAGCGGGCGGTGGAACACTCGGCTGCGGCGGGGCCGGCCGGTCTGGCACGGGTCACGGCCGGTGGATGGACCAACCGCGGAGTGCCGGCACGGAATGGATCGCGCGTCCGCAGACCTTGCGGACGATGTAGTCGGAGATGCTCTGCTCGGAGGCGACCGTGAATACGCCGACTTCCACACAGTCGGCGCCGGCACGGGCGTGGATGTGTTTCACTCCGTCCGACAGAGCCGCGTTGAGCCATAACAGGTCGACGATCTCGCTGACTGACAGGTGGATGCCGGGGCTTTCCGGCGGCCGGAGGACGATCATTGTCAGCAGCATTTCCTGGTGCCGTTCTAGTCGGTCTTGGCTGTCGGGCTCTGCGGCACCCGGCTCCAGTCGAAGCCATCGGCGACGATGTCGGTGCGGTGCTGCGGCAGGCCGGTGAATGCGGCATTGGACGCGATGACCGAGAGGCTGAAGAATGCGGCGACGGCGAGTCCGCAGCGCATTGCGACAGACATTTTCATGACCCTCATGACAGCTTCTCCCCAAGCTCGTAGGTCGTTTTCTCCGGTGCTTTTCTCCGATGCTTTTCTCGCTCTGGGATAAGCGTGCATCCAGCAAGCCGCCGTGTCATCGATTCCGCATTGGACCGAAGCGGCCCTGACCGCTTCCGTCCAGGCCCGCGACGGAGAAACAGCAGCTCAGAGGCGGTGGATCCGGGCCGGCATGCGGAGGCTCGCCCGGGTGCCGGGGCGCGGGATCCGTTGCGGTGCACGGATTCGCGAGCGTCCGGGCAGGTGAAGGGGGGTGCAGGTGGCCGGAACCGGCCAGCCGCGGTGGGCCGCCGAGGGGCCGGTCCCACCCGGGCGGCGCGCCCGCGATGCGGGCTGCGGAGCGGCGCTGAATCTACCGGCGGGTAACGATCCGCCATCGGCCGAACGGCTTAGGCCAATAAGCCGGTTGTCGTATTCTCGGTCACGATTGCTGTCCTATTCCGCTACTCCACAATGGAACGGATCTGTTGCACAATGTGGCCGAGGCGCGCTCTGAGGACGACGGGGGAAGCATGCTGGAGCGACTCGGGGTGTCAGCTGAGGCCGAGGCCGTCTACTGGGCCATGCTGAAGCACCCCACCTGGGACGTCGAGGAGGTCGCCGAGGCGCTCAGCCTGCCGGAGTCCCGGGTCAGGGAGGCGCTCGGCTTCCTCGCGGAACGGGCGATGATCCAGCCTGCGGCGGGCCGCCCGGGGATGCTGCGCGCGGTCAGCCCGAAGCTGGGGCTCACCGCGCTGCTGGCGCATGTCGAGGCGGAGCTGTCCGAACGTCAGCAGTACTTCGCGACGGTCCGGGCGTCCATCGTCGCGGTGGCCGACGCGTACGACAACGGCCACGAACGCGACGAGGTGGTGCGCCTCGACGGCCTGGACGCGGTGCGTGACCGGCTGGCCGAGCTGGCCCGCACGGCGCGGCACGAGTGCGCCACGTTCACCGCCGGCAACGCCCTGCCGCCCACCGCGATCGAGTCCGGCAAGTCGCTCAACCAGCTCGCGCTGGAGCGCGGCGTCGCGATCCGCAACATCTACCAGGAGAGCAGCCGCAACGATCCGGCCACGCTGGCGTACGCGACCTGGATGGCCTCGATCGGCGGCCGCAGCCGCACCGTGGCGACCGTGCCGATGCGGCTGACCCTGATCGACCGGGAGATCGCGCTGCTGCCGCTGGACGTCACCGACAGCAGCAAGGGCGCGCTGGAGATCCGCAGCGGCAGCATGGTCGCCGCGCTCTGCCTGCTGTTCGACCAGACCTGGGAGTTGGCCACCCCGTTCGGCGAGACGCCCCAGCTCGACGAGCACGGGCTCAACCCGCAGGAACTCACCGTGCTGCGGCTGCTCAACGCCGGGCACACCGACGAGTCGGTGGGCCGCAAGCTCGGCGTGTCCGGGCGCACCGCCCGGCGGATCGTGGCCGACCTGATGAAACGGCTCGGGGTGGAGAGCCGCTTCCAGGCCGGGGCCGAGGCGGTGCGGCGGGGCTGGCTCTGAGCCCCGCCCGCACTACTTGATTTTGATCGAGACCGGCACGCTGCGGTCGGTGCCGACCCTGGCGAACAGCTGATACGTCCCCGCTGCCGGCGCGGGCCCGGTGGCCACCCGCACCTGGTTCTTGGCGCAGGCACTGCTGGACTTGCCGTTCCAGGGCACCGTGAACACCATCTCCCGGCCCGCTGCGAGCGCGGTGATCTGCTTGCCCTTCGGCGCGCCGCAGTGGTCCGACGACCAGACCTTGTCCGTGCCGTGCATCAGGAACAGCTCCTGCGCGTCGGCCCCGATGTCGCGGTTGCAGGTGTGCTTCGACAGGTTCTTGAGCACCAGCGTGAAGCCGATCGGGACGCCACTCTTGACCTCGGTCTTCGACGCCCGCGCGAGCACCTGCAGGTCGCCGTCGGTGCAGGACTCCTTCGCCGCCACCGGCTTGGGCTTGGCCCCGGCCGCCTGCGGGGCGTACCGCACGCGGTAGATCTTCGCGGTCGGCAGGACCGGGTTGTAGCCCTGGTCGGGGTAGAGCCCCGAGAAGTAGAGCCCGTCCGGGCCGGCCGCGATCCCGGCGACCGTCGTCTTGCCGTACCCGTTGTATTCGACCAGGGTCTTGGGCTTGGACACCGAGCCGTCCTTGCCGAAGGTGAACTCGACGATGCGCTTGCCCCGCAGCTGCGGGCCGGTCCCGTAGGTCGGGCCGCTTTCGGACACGAACGCGTTGCCGAGCTTCGAGTCGGGGAACCCGGCCGTCTGGTTGCCCTCCTTCTGGATGAAGGTGATGCCCACCGGCGCGTGCGTCGGCGCCCAGTTGTAGAGCGCCTTCTTCTTCAGGCTCGAGGTGTTGGAGTTCCAGCCGTAGTCGGCGCCCTTGAGGATCCGGGCCAGCCGGTCGTTGTTGGTCGAACCGTTCTCCACCGAGTAGTGCTGGCCGTCCGCCGCCCGCCAGGCCCCGCCGAACGGGT contains these protein-coding regions:
- a CDS encoding TrmB family transcriptional regulator; this translates as MLERLGVSAEAEAVYWAMLKHPTWDVEEVAEALSLPESRVREALGFLAERAMIQPAAGRPGMLRAVSPKLGLTALLAHVEAELSERQQYFATVRASIVAVADAYDNGHERDEVVRLDGLDAVRDRLAELARTARHECATFTAGNALPPTAIESGKSLNQLALERGVAIRNIYQESSRNDPATLAYATWMASIGGRSRTVATVPMRLTLIDREIALLPLDVTDSSKGALEIRSGSMVAALCLLFDQTWELATPFGETPQLDEHGLNPQELTVLRLLNAGHTDESVGRKLGVSGRTARRIVADLMKRLGVESRFQAGAEAVRRGWL